TCAACACCTAAAAAGCTATGGTATTACCTCAGTTGCCATGGAAAGCACAGGAGATTATTGGCAAAATCTTTTTACAGAACTCATCAAGCATGATTTTGAAGTTATTTTATGCAATGGAAAATTTACCAAACACGCAAAAGGTAAAAAAACAGATGTTAAAGATGCAAGATGGATTCAAAAACTGCATGCATTAGGTTTGCTTACAAGTAGTTTTTTGCCTGACCAGCAGACTGAAATACTTAGAACTTATGCACGTCAGCGAGGCAATATTATACATCAAGCGTGGCACTTCAAGAAAAATGCAAAAGCATGCCTTAAGTTTTTAAATTTTAGACTTGATGTTGTAGTTAAAGACATTTGTGGTCTTACAGGTCTTAAAATCATAGAAGATATTTGCAAAGGAAATTTAGACCCTAATGAACTTGCTAAGCATCGGCACTACAATTGCCGAAAGTCTGAGGCAGAAATAGCAAAAGCCCTCCATGGCAATAACAGGAAGACTTTCTTTTTGGGTTAAAACAAGAATTTCAAACTTATCAGTTTTTACAAAAACAATTAAAGGCTTGCGATAAACAGATAGACCAATTCATAAAAAAGCATCTTGACACAAATCCAGAATTAAAAAAACTAAAAACCAATCCAAAACCTTATAAAAGAGAAAATAAGAATGCTCCCAAAATAAAGGATTTTAATCAAGTAGCTTATCAGTATTTTGAAGGTGTGGATCTGCTTGCCATTGAAGGCGTAAGTCATGCTACAATACTTAGTATTATGGTAGAGATAGGTCCGGAAGGATTTAGAAAGTTTAATTCTTCAAAAGAATTTGTCTCTTGGTTAAGACTAGCACCAAACAACAAAATATCAGGCGGTAAAGTGCTTAGTTCAAAAGTTCCTAAAGGGAGTAATAGATTAAAAATAGCATTACGACAAGCAACTAATTCTATTGGAAATTTAAAAGATACACACTTGTCTGATTTCTTTAAGCGTGTCGCATTTAGAAAAGGAAGACAAGCGACAGTAAGCGCAACAGCAAGAAAATTGGGTGTAATCATATGGAATATGGTTACAAAAAAAGAACCTTATAAACCGCCAAAAGAATATCTATTCCTCGATCAAAAAAGAAAGTTAGGCATAGCCAAAAGAATGAGGAAACAAATCGCTAAATTTGGATTAACTAATGAAGATTTAGGCTTAAATGCAAATATCTATAAAACAGCAACTTAATTTACGTTAGTCAGAATATAAAACACAAATTCAAATTGAAAAATATTAGACAATTTTTACTTTTAATCTTCCTTGTTTCTTGTAGCAAAGAAAGTGGAACAAAAAGTTATTTCAATTCGGATTTTGAAGATACTAAATCATCTAAGATAAATTTAAATGAATTTAATTCATACGGTGAATTAATGAATTCAATTGAAAAGATTGCATGCTCTGACAGGATTACAAATTTATCTTTTAACGGAGTTCATAATAAAAAGGAAATCCACATTTTTAGTTTTTGTCCTGATAAAATGCCAGTTTATGACCCGAAAAACAGGAATACGATCTACTTCGAAAAAGGAAATTTAATTAAAAACGAGAAAATCGTAAGTTTTGATTCATTGGATTACATTTTAAATAAAGATTTCAAAAATTACGGGGAAAATCTAAATTTCGCTGACAAACCCGAAAAATTAGTAATTATTATATTAGATGATAAAAATGGGGATTTAGAAACATTGAAAAACTTTTTAGATAAAATCACTAAAGCATATGATACAATTGGAACTTCAAAAAGTTTAAAAGTAATGATGGACAATTATGTGGAAATACCACCAATGCCAAAACTCTGAATTAAAAACTGAACTGATAACAAAGTATTGCGTGGAGAATACGCACCACAACAATAGCTATAGGCAATAGCTTGGGTTCATGCTAAAAACGAAAGTTTGGGATTTATTTTCTAACTCTACGACTGAAAACAAAACTGAATGGCTTTTTTGGCGCTACTGCCAATAGCCAAACCGTTAGAGTGCATTTGAAAAAAGCAATTAACATATCGATAATATTTATCATTCTTTTGGTCGGTTGTTCTCAATCAAAAAAGGACAAAGTCATAACGGATAAGTCCAATGACCTAAAGAACAGTATTGAGAACGTAAAATTGGAATTAGATAAATTAATAATTGAGTCAATCGACAGTACAGTCTTCAGAGATTACAGCATTGAATTTATAACAAATGCCTCAATTGACAGTTTGACTAAATCACATCTGACTTTTTGGACTTTAGAAAACACTAAACTTACCGATAAAGAAAGGCTATTGCTGAAAAGCTTAATTGAATCCGATAAAAATTATAATTTCAATGTTAGTGATTTGATAAAAGAAAAACTGTCAAAATCAAATCAATTGACGGACAATCAATACATTAAAAATTTAAATAAAATTGCAATTGATTCAAGTCAGAATGTTGCTCTAACAATTATTGGGACATATTTTACGAGTAAAAGACCTGAAAGTAGGATTTCTGGTTGGGAAGAAATTGTTGTTTTTGAGAAAATCGCTGACAAATGGAGAAAAAGAAAAGAGGTTATGTATGTGGAATATTAAAATACGCACTCTAACACCGGCTATAATCCATTGCTCGCTATGGCGATAAACCAAAAAACAGTAGCTTTAACATGGCTCGATTCCTACTCCGAAAAATCTCTAATTTTTCTCCGCAACGGAATCATAGCCAAACCGTTGTGTGTAACTACCAAAAAATATTTTAAAAATTATAGGCTCACCCATTTTTTGATAAAGTAAGATGTAGGAATTTTTTCGGTGGAATTTTTCTAAATCCTAAATGATAGGCATATCACGATGATTGATTACAAATGAAATCTCATCACGACGAGAAAATCACAATCCGCAACAAAAGGCTGATTTGCAATAAAATAGTGAATAAAGAAAACGACAAACGATGCTAAATCAAAAGCTATGGCTAAACGTCAACAAAATGTTATAACATCGAAATTATGGGAAATTTAAAACGTGGGAAAGAAAAAAAATGGGTGCGAAAGGCTTGGGCGTTTTCAGCAAAAGTTCTCGCCTACTCCACCGCTACTACCAACAATGTGTATCATTAATAGCTGTGTTTGGGCAGAATTTTAAGGTTTGTGATTTTTTTCTATCTTTACCAATAAAAACGAAAATGTGTTGCCTTTTTGCACGCCACTAATGATACACTCGCCCGTTACCTGCAAGCTGAATAAAGAGCCACCGCTCGGTCAAGCACATTTATTTTTTGCCAACGCTAAAAGCCAACGCAAAAAAAATAAAAGAGCTTGCCTTCCCCACCGCCACCCGAAAAAAATATTTGACAACTTGATGTAAAATTCGCAAATTATTTTTACATTTGCTAAAAATAAGTCAAATCAATAAAATGGCAAGTTTCGGAAATTTCATAAAAACAGAAAGAGAAAAACGAGAATGGACTCAAACTGAATTCGGTGCAAAAATCGGAATCAATACAAGTGCAATAAGTCGAATAGAAAACGGAAGTCAAAAATTTAGTAAATCAAAGCTAAAGAAACTTTCAGAATTATTTGAAATTCAATTGCAACAAGTAACGGACTTATTTTTTGCAGACAAATTTGCTAGAGAAGCTTTTAAATATAAATGCTCGGAATCAGTATTTACTGTTGCTGAAGACACTGCAAATTATTATCGTAACACCAATGTTAAACAGGGAAAACTAGAACTATGAGTAGAGCTTTAAAATATATTGACTTGTTCTCTGGTGCTGGTGGTTTTTCGCTTGGTTTTGATAATAAAGGCTTTCAAAATGTCTTTTCAGTAGACATTGAACCTAGTTTTTGTGAAACGTATAATCATAACTTCCCAAGTCATAATTTAATCCAAAAGGATATTTGTAACGTAACAGACGCTGAATTAAAATATTTAAAAGAATATGATGAAATTGATGTTGTTATAGGCGGACCACCTTGTCAAGGGTTTAGTATTGCTGGAAATATTGGAAGAAAATTTATTGAAGACCCAAGAAACAGATTATTTAAAGAATTTGTAAGAGTTGTAAAAGTTGTTGAACCAACTTACTTTGTAATGGAGAACGTTGCTCGATTATATAACCATAATAAAGGAAACACTAGAAAAGAAATTATAAATGATTTTGAAAATCTAGGTTATAAAGTTGAATGTAAAATTCTAAATTCAGCAGATTATGGAGTTCCTCAAGTTAGAAAAAGAGTAATATTTATTGGCACTAAAAACAGTCAAAAAATACTATTTCCAAAAAAAGAAATTGATAAATATATAACTGTAAAAGAGGCTTTATCTTCATATCCAAAATTAGAATCTGGTCAGGAATCAAAAATCCCAAACCATATAGCAATGTCTCATTCTGAACAAATGTTGCATAAAATGAGCTTTGTTTCAGATGGTGGAGATAGAAATGAAATCCCTGAACAAATTAGACCAAAATCAGGTGATGTTAGAAAATATATAAAATATTCAAGCGATAAACCTTCAGTAACAGTTACTGGAGATATGAGAAAAATATTTCATTATGAACAGAACAGAGCATTGACAGTACGTGAATTAGCAAAACTTCAATCTTTCCCTGATGATTTTGTATTTAAAGGCACAAAAATATCACAACAACAACAGGTAGGTAATTCTGTTCCGCCAAAAATGGCTGAAGCTATCGCTAGTATAATTATTAAAATGAGTGAAAATGTTTAAATATCCTAAAGTTAATTACATAGGCAATAAAGAAAAGATTGCAAAGTGGATATGCGACCAATTCCCAACGGATGCAAACACACTTTTTGATGCTTTTTCTGGTGGATGTTCTTTAAGCTATGAAGCAAAATGCAGAGGATTGGAGGTTTATACAAATGATATATTAAAAATAAATTACCACATTGCAAATGCGTTAGTTAAGAACAATAATACTTTACTAGATAAGTCTGATATTGAAACTATTTTTAGAGGAGAACCTTT
This genomic window from Flavobacterium sp. CS20 contains:
- a CDS encoding IS110 family transposase, translated to MARKKKLEMEIVNQHATGIDIGSRSHFVAVGQALEDVKEFGVYAEDLTAICQHLKSYGITSVAMESTGDYWQNLFTELIKHDFEVILCNGKFTKHAKGKKTDVKDARWIQKLHALGLLTSSFLPDQQTEILRTYARQRGNIIHQAWHFKKNAKACLKFLNFRLDVVVKDICGLTGLKIIEDICKGNLDPNELAKHRHYNCRKSEAEIAKALHGNNRKTFFLG
- a CDS encoding DNA cytosine methyltransferase → MSRALKYIDLFSGAGGFSLGFDNKGFQNVFSVDIEPSFCETYNHNFPSHNLIQKDICNVTDAELKYLKEYDEIDVVIGGPPCQGFSIAGNIGRKFIEDPRNRLFKEFVRVVKVVEPTYFVMENVARLYNHNKGNTRKEIINDFENLGYKVECKILNSADYGVPQVRKRVIFIGTKNSQKILFPKKEIDKYITVKEALSSYPKLESGQESKIPNHIAMSHSEQMLHKMSFVSDGGDRNEIPEQIRPKSGDVRKYIKYSSDKPSVTVTGDMRKIFHYEQNRALTVRELAKLQSFPDDFVFKGTKISQQQQVGNSVPPKMAEAIASIIIKMSENV
- a CDS encoding helix-turn-helix domain-containing protein translates to MASFGNFIKTEREKREWTQTEFGAKIGINTSAISRIENGSQKFSKSKLKKLSELFEIQLQQVTDLFFADKFAREAFKYKCSESVFTVAEDTANYYRNTNVKQGKLEL
- a CDS encoding transposase, which codes for MDLLAIEGVSHATILSIMVEIGPEGFRKFNSSKEFVSWLRLAPNNKISGGKVLSSKVPKGSNRLKIALRQATNSIGNLKDTHLSDFFKRVAFRKGRQATVSATARKLGVIIWNMVTKKEPYKPPKEYLFLDQKRKLGIAKRMRKQIAKFGLTNEDLGLNANIYKTAT